In one window of Rhodanobacter sp. FDAARGOS 1247 DNA:
- a CDS encoding response regulator transcription factor, protein MRILLAEDDRALGQALADGLRQLGYAVDWIIDGNQAAAALADTTYSAAVLDWNLPRSSGPAIIAGMRRRQDATPVLLLTARDELADRVAGLDAGADDYVVKPVHLDELAARLRALLRRADGQVEPAIRLGALEVIPAARAAMLEGTALDLTAREYQVLETLVRHPGRAYSRDQLEEALYGWDQEVASNAVEVHIHHLRHKLGPGWIRTLRGIGYAINRPGGAAA, encoded by the coding sequence ATGCGCATCCTGCTTGCCGAAGACGACCGGGCACTGGGGCAGGCGCTGGCCGACGGCCTGCGCCAGCTCGGCTATGCGGTGGACTGGATCATCGACGGCAACCAGGCCGCCGCCGCGCTGGCCGACACGACATACTCCGCCGCCGTGCTGGACTGGAACCTGCCGCGCAGCAGCGGCCCGGCGATCATCGCCGGCATGCGCCGCCGCCAGGACGCCACCCCGGTACTGCTGCTGACCGCCCGCGACGAGCTGGCCGATCGCGTCGCCGGGCTGGATGCGGGTGCCGACGACTACGTGGTCAAGCCGGTGCACCTGGACGAACTCGCCGCGCGCCTGCGTGCGCTGCTGCGCCGCGCCGACGGCCAGGTGGAACCGGCGATCCGCCTGGGCGCTCTCGAAGTCATCCCGGCCGCGCGCGCCGCCATGCTGGAAGGCACTGCGCTGGACCTCACCGCACGCGAATACCAGGTGCTGGAAACCCTGGTGCGCCACCCCGGCCGCGCCTACTCGCGCGACCAGCTGGAGGAGGCGCTGTACGGCTGGGACCAGGAAGTGGCCAGCAACGCGGTGGAAGTGCACATCCACCACCTGCGCCACAAGCTGGGGCCGGGCTGGATCCGCACCTTGCGCGGCATCGGCTACGCGATCAACCGGCCCGGCGGGGCGGCTGCATGA
- a CDS encoding cytochrome b/b6 domain-containing protein translates to MNAMVKVWDPLVRLFHWSLAGLFLANFFTEEGELVHRGFGYAILILIAVRFVWGWIGTRHARFADWVPGPRRVRDYLRQRLAGRSRRQLGHNPAAAVMILALLVGVLLVGVTGWLQTTDRFFGEGWLEELHEALAYGVLGLVVLHVLAAVGESVHYGENLVASMIHGRKRALGQDVAAGEKVPPIAASQVGGPIARQE, encoded by the coding sequence ATGAACGCGATGGTCAAAGTGTGGGACCCGCTGGTCCGCCTGTTCCACTGGTCGCTGGCGGGCTTGTTCCTCGCCAACTTTTTCACTGAGGAGGGCGAGCTGGTCCACCGCGGTTTCGGTTACGCCATCCTGATCCTGATAGCCGTCCGTTTCGTGTGGGGCTGGATCGGCACGCGGCACGCGCGCTTCGCCGACTGGGTGCCCGGCCCGCGCCGGGTGCGTGACTACCTGCGCCAGCGCCTGGCCGGGCGCTCGCGGCGGCAGCTCGGGCACAACCCGGCAGCCGCCGTGATGATCCTGGCCCTGCTGGTCGGCGTGCTGCTGGTCGGCGTCACCGGCTGGCTGCAGACCACCGACCGGTTCTTCGGTGAAGGCTGGCTGGAGGAGCTGCACGAAGCGCTGGCCTACGGCGTGCTGGGCCTGGTGGTGCTGCACGTGCTGGCCGCGGTGGGCGAGAGCGTGCACTACGGCGAGAACCTGGTCGCCTCGATGATCCACGGCCGCAAGCGGGCGCTGGGGCAGGATGTCGCAGCCGGCGAAAAAGTGCCGCCAATTGCGGCAAGTCAAGTGGGTGGCCCGATCGCGCGACAAGAATGA
- a CDS encoding PepSY domain-containing protein, which produces MKRIVIAPLFLAAAVLSASAFAAPQCTNAPRAQWLTEAAMKQKVLDQGYTIKVFQVSGNCYEIYGKDKAGKNVEIYFDPTDGRIVKKKGG; this is translated from the coding sequence ATGAAGCGCATCGTCATCGCACCGTTGTTCCTTGCTGCCGCCGTCCTGTCGGCGTCCGCCTTCGCCGCACCCCAATGCACCAATGCGCCGCGCGCGCAGTGGCTGACCGAGGCGGCGATGAAGCAGAAGGTGCTCGACCAGGGCTACACCATCAAGGTGTTCCAGGTCTCGGGCAACTGCTACGAGATCTACGGCAAGGACAAGGCCGGCAAGAACGTGGAGATCTACTTCGACCCCACCGACGGCCGCATCGTCAAGAAGAAGGGCGGTTGA
- a CDS encoding MBL fold metallo-hydrolase, translated as MIIYSCHGAAKQVTGSCHLVTCNDRRVLIDCGMFQGSDEVERANAEPFGFDPSGIDVLLLTHAHLDHCGRIPLLVRQGFRGRIITTAATRELARVVMLDAAGLQEEEARRAQRRNRRGEEVPPPLYTLDDALHALDFFGPDVGYDETVPVVEGITARFLDAGHILGSASICCSSTTAGSSAACCSPVISATRAARCCAIRHPRRRPTMW; from the coding sequence ATGATCATCTACAGCTGCCACGGCGCCGCCAAACAGGTCACCGGCTCCTGCCACCTGGTCACCTGCAACGATCGCCGCGTACTGATCGACTGCGGCATGTTCCAGGGCAGCGACGAGGTCGAGCGGGCCAATGCCGAGCCGTTCGGCTTCGACCCGTCCGGCATCGACGTATTGCTGCTGACCCATGCCCACCTCGACCATTGCGGGCGGATTCCGCTGCTGGTGCGCCAGGGCTTTCGTGGCCGCATCATCACCACGGCCGCCACCCGCGAACTGGCGCGGGTGGTGATGCTCGATGCGGCCGGCCTGCAGGAGGAAGAGGCGCGCCGCGCGCAACGCCGCAACCGCCGTGGCGAGGAGGTGCCGCCACCGCTGTACACCCTGGACGACGCGCTGCACGCGCTGGATTTCTTCGGCCCGGATGTCGGCTACGACGAAACCGTGCCGGTGGTCGAAGGCATCACCGCACGCTTCCTCGATGCCGGCCACATCCTCGGCTCGGCGTCGATCTGCTGCAGCTCGACGACGGCAGGCAGCAGCGCCGCATGCTGTTCTCCGGTGATCTCGGCAACCCGGGCCGCCCGTTGCTGCGCGATCCGACACCCGCGCCGCCGGCCGACTATGTGGTGA
- a CDS encoding MBL fold metallo-hydrolase RNA specificity domain-containing protein, with product MLFSGDLGNPGRPLLRDPTPAPPADYVVMECTYGDRPHRSVPDSVDEMYRAIRDTVDRRGNVVIPTFALERTQELLYYLHRGIASGAIPQHVRVFLDSPMAISATEIFRRHPECFDPRFLDELQHGDPFAMPGLHFTRETSESMAINNVDGGAIILAGSGMCNGGRVRHHLKHNLWRERSSVVFVGYAAEGTLARRIIDGAASVRVFNEEIPVRAQVWTINGFSAHADRPSLLAWLGDAPRRKVYLVHGEYDRGMQAMQKVLTAQGVICQLPGLHEPIRID from the coding sequence ATGCTGTTCTCCGGTGATCTCGGCAACCCGGGCCGCCCGTTGCTGCGCGATCCGACACCCGCGCCGCCGGCCGACTATGTGGTGATGGAATGCACCTACGGCGACCGCCCGCACCGTTCGGTGCCGGATTCCGTGGACGAGATGTACCGCGCCATCCGCGACACAGTGGACCGTCGCGGCAACGTGGTGATCCCCACCTTCGCGCTCGAGCGCACGCAGGAACTCCTTTACTACCTGCATCGCGGCATCGCCAGCGGCGCGATCCCGCAGCACGTGCGGGTGTTCCTCGATTCGCCGATGGCGATCTCCGCCACCGAGATCTTCCGCCGCCACCCGGAATGCTTCGACCCGCGCTTCCTGGACGAGCTGCAGCACGGCGACCCGTTCGCCATGCCCGGCCTGCACTTCACCCGCGAAACCAGCGAGTCGATGGCGATCAACAACGTCGACGGCGGCGCGATCATCCTGGCCGGTTCGGGCATGTGCAACGGTGGCCGCGTGCGCCACCACCTCAAGCACAACCTGTGGCGCGAGCGCAGCAGCGTGGTGTTCGTCGGCTATGCCGCGGAAGGCACGCTGGCGCGGCGGATCATCGACGGCGCCGCCAGCGTGCGCGTGTTCAACGAGGAGATCCCGGTGCGTGCGCAGGTGTGGACGATCAACGGCTTCTCCGCGCACGCCGACCGGCCTTCGCTGCTGGCCTGGCTGGGCGATGCACCGCGGCGCAAGGTGTACCTGGTGCACGGCGAGTACGACCGCGGCATGCAGGCGATGCAGAAGGTGCTGACCGCGCAAGGCGTGATCTGCCAGCTGCCCGGCCTGCACGAACCGATCAGGATCGACTGA
- a CDS encoding cyclic nucleotide-binding domain-containing protein — MADEPAVLDLNQLRRSCSSCALSELCLPAGIGGDDLEKLDMTIRDKRMLDRGGALYRDGDPFHALYVVRSGSLKTFVQDDTGAVQILGFHLPGDIVGFDALATDRHVSQAEALERSSICELPYDRLQQVTSEVPALHRQLMRVVSREVVEEHRHTVVMGRQQAQEQLAIFLKSLSDRYQRLQRDGSMLTLSMSRYDIANYLGLVVETVSRLFSRMEEMGVLEVNRKAVRIRRPDLLAGLCRGSVAAAKHREAN; from the coding sequence ATGGCCGACGAACCCGCCGTGCTCGACCTGAACCAGCTGCGCCGCAGTTGTTCGTCCTGCGCCTTGAGTGAACTGTGCCTGCCCGCCGGGATTGGCGGCGACGACCTCGAAAAGCTCGACATGACGATCCGCGACAAGCGCATGCTCGATCGGGGCGGCGCGCTGTATCGCGATGGCGATCCCTTCCACGCGCTCTACGTGGTGCGTTCGGGTTCATTGAAGACCTTCGTGCAGGACGACACCGGCGCTGTGCAGATCCTGGGCTTCCACCTGCCCGGCGACATCGTCGGTTTCGACGCGCTGGCGACGGATCGGCACGTCAGCCAGGCCGAGGCGCTGGAGCGCAGCAGCATCTGCGAGCTGCCGTATGACCGCCTGCAACAGGTCACCAGCGAGGTGCCGGCGCTGCATCGACAGCTGATGCGCGTGGTCAGCCGCGAGGTGGTCGAGGAACACCGGCACACGGTGGTGATGGGACGGCAGCAGGCACAGGAGCAGCTGGCGATCTTCCTGAAGAGCCTGTCCGATCGCTACCAGCGCCTGCAGCGCGACGGCAGCATGCTGACCCTGTCGATGTCGCGCTACGACATCGCCAACTACCTCGGCCTGGTGGTCGAGACGGTCAGCCGCCTGTTCTCGCGCATGGAGGAGATGGGCGTGCTCGAAGTGAACCGGAAGGCCGTACGCATCCGCCGTCCCGATTTGCTGGCCGGGCTGTGTCGCGGCAGCGTGGCCGCCGCGAAGCATCGCGAAGCCAACTAG
- a CDS encoding nitric-oxide reductase large subunit, giving the protein MSTTRKLWLGLAALLVASFAVLLWVGKEVHQQAPPLPTAVVTADGQTLYTRGDMEEGRQVWQSIGGQQLGSIWGHGALLAPDWSADWLHRESMAMLELLSRDAGLGPYDTLTAQQQAPLKARVQEELRTNTWDAANNTITVSALRARAMEAVAAHYMSLLGNDPATHKLREGYAMRENTVAEMEHRREVTAFFWWTSWAAATQRPNEPMSYTQNWPYEPLAGNTPTSTSFLWSVFSILFMIFGIGLLGWHHARQVSHEPLPVVPARDPLTEFKATPSMKATGKYFWTVLGLFLAQILLGATTAHYQVEGQQAYGFALANYLPYSLTRTWHTELAVLWIATAWLATGLYIAPLISGHEPKFQRLGVNFLWVCLLVIVVGSFAGQWFAVMDKMGLKYNFWFGHQGWEYTDIGRFWQIFLFIGLMLWLFLVGRALWPAMNRNKEGASIVGLLFLSTVAIGLLYGAGLMWGEHTHIAMVEYWRWWVVHLWVEGFFEVFATAVISYLFVRLGLLRVTTATTNVLFATIVFMAGGVLGTLHHLYFSGTTTAVIALGASFSALEVVPLALIGMEAYDTWKKQHEAPWMARYRWPIMFFVAVSFWNLVGAGLLGFLVNTPIALYYMQGLNLTATHGHTALFGVYGMLGLGLMLFCLRGIKPDAEWREGWLKSSFWLLNIGLSLMAALTLLPLGILQLKAVLGHGYWFARSAEFMDRPLIHMLVWMRVPGDTLFAIGALLISVFVAALWLFPKRRTATATSPRAIRNNA; this is encoded by the coding sequence ATGAGTACCACCCGAAAACTCTGGCTGGGGCTGGCGGCGTTGCTCGTCGCCTCCTTCGCCGTGCTGCTGTGGGTCGGCAAGGAGGTCCACCAGCAGGCGCCGCCGCTGCCCACCGCCGTCGTCACGGCCGACGGCCAGACGCTGTACACCAGGGGCGACATGGAAGAAGGCCGGCAGGTCTGGCAGAGCATCGGCGGCCAGCAGCTGGGCTCGATCTGGGGCCATGGCGCCTTGCTGGCGCCGGACTGGAGCGCGGACTGGCTGCATCGCGAAAGCATGGCGATGCTTGAATTGCTTTCCCGCGACGCCGGCCTGGGCCCCTACGACACGCTGACCGCGCAACAGCAGGCCCCGCTGAAGGCTCGCGTGCAGGAAGAGCTGCGCACCAACACCTGGGACGCGGCCAACAACACCATCACCGTCTCGGCGTTGCGCGCCCGCGCGATGGAAGCCGTGGCGGCGCACTACATGAGCCTGCTCGGCAACGACCCGGCCACGCACAAGCTGCGCGAAGGCTACGCCATGCGCGAGAACACTGTGGCCGAGATGGAACACCGGCGCGAGGTCACCGCGTTCTTCTGGTGGACCAGCTGGGCCGCCGCCACGCAGCGCCCGAACGAGCCGATGAGCTATACGCAGAACTGGCCGTACGAACCACTGGCCGGCAACACGCCGACCTCGACCAGCTTCCTGTGGTCGGTCTTCAGCATCCTGTTCATGATCTTCGGCATCGGCCTGCTCGGCTGGCATCACGCCCGCCAGGTCAGCCATGAACCGCTGCCGGTCGTTCCGGCACGCGACCCGCTGACCGAGTTCAAGGCCACGCCGTCGATGAAGGCCACCGGCAAGTATTTCTGGACCGTGCTGGGGCTGTTCCTGGCGCAGATCCTGCTGGGCGCCACCACCGCGCACTATCAGGTGGAAGGCCAGCAAGCCTACGGCTTCGCGCTGGCCAACTACCTGCCGTACAGCCTCACCCGCACCTGGCATACCGAACTGGCCGTGCTGTGGATCGCCACCGCGTGGCTGGCCACCGGCCTGTACATCGCGCCGCTGATCTCCGGCCATGAGCCGAAATTCCAGCGCCTCGGGGTGAACTTCCTGTGGGTCTGCCTGCTGGTCATCGTGGTCGGTTCGTTCGCCGGCCAGTGGTTCGCGGTGATGGACAAGATGGGCCTCAAGTACAACTTCTGGTTTGGCCACCAGGGCTGGGAGTACACCGACATCGGCCGCTTCTGGCAGATCTTCCTGTTCATCGGCCTGATGCTGTGGCTGTTCCTGGTCGGCCGCGCCCTGTGGCCGGCGATGAACCGCAACAAGGAAGGCGCCTCGATCGTGGGCCTGCTGTTCCTGTCCACGGTGGCGATCGGCCTGCTCTACGGCGCCGGCCTGATGTGGGGCGAGCACACCCATATCGCGATGGTCGAGTACTGGCGCTGGTGGGTGGTGCACCTGTGGGTGGAAGGCTTCTTCGAAGTGTTCGCCACCGCGGTGATCAGCTACCTGTTCGTGCGGCTGGGCCTGCTGCGGGTGACCACGGCCACCACCAACGTGCTGTTCGCCACCATCGTGTTCATGGCCGGCGGCGTGCTCGGCACCCTGCATCACCTGTACTTCAGCGGCACCACCACGGCGGTGATCGCGCTGGGCGCCAGCTTCTCGGCACTGGAAGTGGTGCCACTGGCCCTGATCGGCATGGAAGCGTATGACACCTGGAAGAAGCAGCACGAGGCACCATGGATGGCGCGCTACCGCTGGCCGATCATGTTCTTCGTGGCGGTGAGCTTCTGGAACCTGGTCGGTGCCGGCCTGCTCGGCTTCCTGGTCAACACGCCGATCGCGCTGTACTACATGCAGGGCCTGAACCTCACCGCCACGCATGGCCACACCGCCCTGTTCGGCGTGTACGGCATGCTCGGCCTGGGCCTGATGCTGTTCTGCCTGCGCGGCATCAAGCCGGACGCCGAGTGGCGCGAAGGCTGGCTGAAGAGCTCGTTCTGGCTGCTCAACATCGGCCTCTCGCTGATGGCTGCGCTGACCCTGCTGCCGCTGGGCATCCTGCAGCTGAAGGCGGTGCTGGGGCACGGCTACTGGTTCGCCCGCTCGGCCGAGTTCATGGATCGCCCGCTGATCCACATGCTGGTGTGGATGCGCGTGCCGGGCGACACCCTGTTCGCCATCGGCGCGCTGCTGATCTCGGTGTTCGTGGCCGCGCTGTGGCTGTTCCCGAAACGACGGACGGCAACGGCGACCTCGCCACGAGCGATTCGCAACAACGCGTGA
- a CDS encoding SirB2 family protein, whose product MLEFYPQIKWLHIACVLASGSLFALRGLLTQFGYAGAAQWEPVRWLSYAIDTTLLTAALMLVSILPGALFANGWLTTKLVLLVVYVVLATLALKRARSRRARLAFFIAALASYVYMLGVARMHHPLGWLHGWIA is encoded by the coding sequence ATGCTCGAGTTCTATCCCCAAATCAAATGGCTCCACATCGCCTGCGTGCTGGCCAGCGGTTCGCTGTTCGCGCTGCGCGGCCTGCTGACCCAGTTCGGCTACGCCGGCGCCGCCCAGTGGGAGCCCGTGCGCTGGCTGAGCTACGCGATCGACACCACCCTGCTCACCGCCGCGCTGATGCTGGTCAGCATCCTGCCCGGCGCGCTGTTCGCCAACGGCTGGCTCACCACCAAGCTGGTGCTGCTGGTGGTCTACGTGGTGCTGGCCACGCTGGCACTGAAGCGCGCCCGCAGCCGCCGTGCGCGGCTGGCCTTCTTCATCGCCGCGCTGGCCAGCTACGTCTACATGCTCGGCGTGGCGCGCATGCACCACCCGCTGGGCTGGCTGCATGGATGGATCGCATGA